In the Acanthopagrus latus isolate v.2019 chromosome 23, fAcaLat1.1, whole genome shotgun sequence genome, one interval contains:
- the zgc:112183 gene encoding ras-related protein Rab-37 isoform X2, with protein sequence MEGKLVEAMEEINQKHSLMVMLLGDSSVGKTCVLVRFKDGAFLGGNFIATVGIDFRNKVVDVDNLKVKLQIWDTAGQERFRSVTHAYYRDAQALLLLYDITSKLSFDNIRAWLTEIHEYAQKDVVIMLLGNKSDMTAERVVKKEDGERLAKEYGVPFMETSAKTGVNVELAFLAIAKELKHRVTQQPNEPKFQIHDYIESQKQKSGCCGL encoded by the exons ATGGAGGGCAAATTGGTTGAAGCTATGGAAGAAATTAATCAGAAGCACAGTTTAATG GTGATGCTGCTGGGAGACTCGTCCGTGGGGAAGACGTGCGTCTTGGTGCGCTTTAAAGACGGCGCCTTTCTGGGAGGCAACTTTATAGCCACCGTTGGAATAGACTTTAGG AATAAAGTGGTGGATGTCGACAACCTGAAAGTCAAGCTCCAG ATCTGGGATACAGCCGGCCAGGAGAGATTCCGCAGCGTAACGCACGCCTACTACAGAGATGCCCAGG cGTTACTTCTGCTATATGATATCACCAGCAAGCTATCATTTGACAATATCAGG GCCTGGCTGACTGAAATACACGAGTATGCCCAGAAGGATGTGGTCATCATGTTGCTCGGCAACAAG TCAGACATGACTGCAGAGAGGGTCGTGAAGAAGGAGGATGGGGAGAGACTTGCGAAG GAATACGGCGTGCCATTTATGGAGACGAGTGCGAAGACGGGAGTCAACGTGGAGCTGGCCTTCCTCGCTATTGCAAA GGAGCTGAAgcacagagtgacacagcagccCAACGAGCCCAAGTTCCAGATACACGACTACATCGAGTCTCAGAAGCAGAAGTCTGGCTGCTGTGGTCTGTAG
- the zgc:112183 gene encoding ras-related protein Rab-37 isoform X1, whose product MSARKTSLTDKQTKNGTSKYVLERCASINEYYDIAFKVMLLGDSSVGKTCVLVRFKDGAFLGGNFIATVGIDFRNKVVDVDNLKVKLQIWDTAGQERFRSVTHAYYRDAQALLLLYDITSKLSFDNIRAWLTEIHEYAQKDVVIMLLGNKSDMTAERVVKKEDGERLAKEYGVPFMETSAKTGVNVELAFLAIAKELKHRVTQQPNEPKFQIHDYIESQKQKSGCCGL is encoded by the exons ATGTCTGCAAGAAAGACATCGTTGACGGACAAGCAGACTAAAAACGGAACGTCAAAATATGTGTTGGAGAGATGCGCGTCTATTAACGAGTATTATGATATTGCCTTCAAG GTGATGCTGCTGGGAGACTCGTCCGTGGGGAAGACGTGCGTCTTGGTGCGCTTTAAAGACGGCGCCTTTCTGGGAGGCAACTTTATAGCCACCGTTGGAATAGACTTTAGG AATAAAGTGGTGGATGTCGACAACCTGAAAGTCAAGCTCCAG ATCTGGGATACAGCCGGCCAGGAGAGATTCCGCAGCGTAACGCACGCCTACTACAGAGATGCCCAGG cGTTACTTCTGCTATATGATATCACCAGCAAGCTATCATTTGACAATATCAGG GCCTGGCTGACTGAAATACACGAGTATGCCCAGAAGGATGTGGTCATCATGTTGCTCGGCAACAAG TCAGACATGACTGCAGAGAGGGTCGTGAAGAAGGAGGATGGGGAGAGACTTGCGAAG GAATACGGCGTGCCATTTATGGAGACGAGTGCGAAGACGGGAGTCAACGTGGAGCTGGCCTTCCTCGCTATTGCAAA GGAGCTGAAgcacagagtgacacagcagccCAACGAGCCCAAGTTCCAGATACACGACTACATCGAGTCTCAGAAGCAGAAGTCTGGCTGCTGTGGTCTGTAG
- the zgc:112183 gene encoding ras-related protein Rab-37 isoform X3: MLLGDSSVGKTCVLVRFKDGAFLGGNFIATVGIDFRNKVVDVDNLKVKLQIWDTAGQERFRSVTHAYYRDAQALLLLYDITSKLSFDNIRAWLTEIHEYAQKDVVIMLLGNKSDMTAERVVKKEDGERLAKEYGVPFMETSAKTGVNVELAFLAIAKELKHRVTQQPNEPKFQIHDYIESQKQKSGCCGL, encoded by the exons ATGCTGCTGGGAGACTCGTCCGTGGGGAAGACGTGCGTCTTGGTGCGCTTTAAAGACGGCGCCTTTCTGGGAGGCAACTTTATAGCCACCGTTGGAATAGACTTTAGG AATAAAGTGGTGGATGTCGACAACCTGAAAGTCAAGCTCCAG ATCTGGGATACAGCCGGCCAGGAGAGATTCCGCAGCGTAACGCACGCCTACTACAGAGATGCCCAGG cGTTACTTCTGCTATATGATATCACCAGCAAGCTATCATTTGACAATATCAGG GCCTGGCTGACTGAAATACACGAGTATGCCCAGAAGGATGTGGTCATCATGTTGCTCGGCAACAAG TCAGACATGACTGCAGAGAGGGTCGTGAAGAAGGAGGATGGGGAGAGACTTGCGAAG GAATACGGCGTGCCATTTATGGAGACGAGTGCGAAGACGGGAGTCAACGTGGAGCTGGCCTTCCTCGCTATTGCAAA GGAGCTGAAgcacagagtgacacagcagccCAACGAGCCCAAGTTCCAGATACACGACTACATCGAGTCTCAGAAGCAGAAGTCTGGCTGCTGTGGTCTGTAG